A single window of Methylobacterium nodulans ORS 2060 DNA harbors:
- a CDS encoding NAD(P)/FAD-dependent oxidoreductase: protein MQDRLVVVGNGMASLRFLERLTERAPDRYAVTVVGAEPVAAYNRVLLSSLLGGEVDEAACRFRGLDWYADHGITLVTGAPVTAIDRAERSIRVGEGLVLDYDKLVLAVGSVPIRLPKPGMDLPGVVAFRDLADVAAIRRNAVPGARAIVVGGGLLGLEAAVGLARRGVDTTLLHVMDRLMERQLDHAAAEVVKRAMEARGVRVLLEADTAAIEGDGRVEAVRLADGRVLPADLVVMSVGVRPSTALAAAAGLAIGRGIRVDDRMTTSDPAVFALGECAEHRGMTYGLVEPAYEQAEVLARHLCGEEAAYAGTALSTSLKVSGLPVFSAGAVDVPEGAEAVIWSDPAAGLYRKLVIAEDRLLGAVFVGDVAEQGWCKTLIRSGDRLARTDRDDLMFGRPAPQPLAA from the coding sequence ATGCAGGACCGCCTCGTCGTCGTTGGCAACGGCATGGCCTCGCTCCGCTTCCTGGAGCGGCTGACGGAACGCGCTCCGGATCGCTATGCGGTGACGGTCGTCGGCGCCGAGCCGGTGGCGGCCTATAACCGCGTGCTGCTCTCCTCGCTCCTCGGCGGCGAGGTCGATGAGGCGGCCTGCCGCTTCCGCGGCCTCGACTGGTATGCCGACCACGGCATCACCCTGGTGACCGGCGCGCCCGTCACGGCGATCGACCGGGCGGAGCGCAGTATCCGGGTCGGGGAGGGACTCGTCCTCGACTACGACAAGCTGGTCCTGGCCGTCGGCTCGGTGCCGATCCGGCTGCCGAAGCCCGGCATGGATCTGCCCGGCGTCGTCGCCTTCCGCGACCTCGCGGATGTGGCGGCGATCCGGCGCAATGCGGTTCCAGGCGCCCGCGCGATCGTCGTCGGCGGCGGCCTCCTCGGGCTCGAAGCGGCGGTGGGCCTCGCGCGGCGCGGCGTCGACACGACGCTGCTCCACGTGATGGACCGGCTGATGGAGCGCCAGCTCGACCATGCGGCGGCCGAGGTGGTGAAGCGCGCCATGGAGGCGCGCGGCGTGCGCGTGCTGCTCGAGGCCGACACCGCGGCGATCGAGGGCGACGGCCGGGTCGAGGCGGTCCGCCTCGCCGACGGGCGCGTGCTCCCGGCGGATCTCGTGGTGATGTCGGTGGGCGTGCGGCCCTCGACGGCGCTCGCCGCCGCGGCCGGGCTCGCGATCGGCCGCGGCATCCGGGTGGACGACCGGATGACCACCTCCGACCCGGCGGTCTTCGCCCTCGGCGAATGCGCCGAGCACCGCGGCATGACCTATGGGCTCGTCGAGCCCGCCTACGAGCAGGCCGAGGTGCTGGCCCGCCATCTCTGCGGCGAGGAGGCGGCCTATGCGGGCACCGCCCTTTCCACCAGCCTGAAGGTCTCGGGGCTCCCGGTCTTCTCGGCGGGCGCCGTCGATGTGCCGGAGGGGGCCGAGGCGGTGATCTGGAGCGACCCGGCGGCGGGCCTCTACCGCAAGCTCGTCATCGCGGAGGATCGGCTCCTCGGGGCCGTCTTCGTGGGCGACGTCGCCGAGCAGGGCTGGTGCAAGACCCTCATCCGATCGGGCGACCGGCTCGCCCGCACCGACCGGGACGACCTGATGTTCGGGCGTCCCGCCCCCCAACCCCTCGCTGCGTGA
- a CDS encoding NirA family protein: MADDFDAEQKRYLEGFAHGITAVRMTGGLGTGGAAPAPAPEPTGPDAPHIKAQDKLVKAGAKLSDQEKWKRAENPFDGHNRLIAEAEAGKTPKPEDNFRWRYHGLFWVAPAQTSYMCRLRIPNGILQHWQFAGIADLADAHGGGYAHVTTRANLQVREIAPEHGQPFLDGLVDLGLTARGAGADNIRNVTGSPTAGIDAQELLDTRPLARSWHNWILNDRSLYGLPRKFNVAFDGGGVLPVLEETNDIGFQAVEVTEGASVEPGIWMRLVLGGITGHRDIARDTGVVLRPKECNAVADAILRVFIENGDRTNRNKARMKYVLDAWGFDKYLAAVEEKLGRKLERVDPAHIKPRGGFDRYAHVGVHRQKQAGLNWIGVVLPVGKMTTDQMRALAAIARECGDGLIRLTVWQNFLFSGVPDAHVAEVEARVAALGLTTRASSIRAGLVACTGNRGCKFAASDTKGHALMIADYIEARVKELDVPVNLHLTGCHHSCAQHYIGDIGLIGAKVVVSEEGDTVEGYDIVVGGGFGEAARIGTEIWKAVRAEDCPGRVELLLRDYLAHRTGPQESFQAFTSRRGPEALKELAESRMLEAAE, from the coding sequence ATGGCCGACGACTTCGACGCCGAGCAGAAGCGTTATCTCGAAGGGTTCGCCCACGGCATCACCGCCGTCCGGATGACGGGCGGGCTCGGAACCGGCGGCGCGGCCCCGGCCCCGGCCCCCGAGCCGACCGGACCCGACGCCCCCCACATCAAGGCCCAGGACAAGCTCGTGAAGGCCGGGGCGAAGCTCTCCGATCAGGAGAAGTGGAAGCGCGCCGAGAATCCCTTCGACGGGCACAACCGCCTGATCGCCGAGGCCGAGGCCGGCAAGACGCCCAAGCCCGAGGATAATTTCCGCTGGCGCTATCACGGCCTGTTCTGGGTCGCACCGGCCCAGACCTCCTACATGTGCCGGCTGCGGATCCCGAACGGCATCCTGCAGCACTGGCAGTTCGCCGGCATCGCCGACCTCGCGGACGCGCATGGCGGCGGCTATGCCCACGTGACGACGCGGGCGAACCTGCAGGTGCGCGAGATCGCGCCCGAGCACGGCCAGCCCTTCCTCGACGGGCTGGTGGATCTCGGCCTCACCGCCCGCGGGGCCGGGGCGGACAACATCCGCAACGTCACCGGCTCGCCGACGGCGGGCATCGACGCCCAGGAACTCCTCGACACGCGGCCGCTCGCCAGGTCCTGGCACAACTGGATCCTCAACGACCGCTCGCTCTACGGCCTGCCGCGCAAGTTCAACGTCGCGTTCGACGGCGGCGGCGTGCTCCCGGTCCTGGAGGAGACGAACGACATCGGCTTCCAGGCGGTCGAGGTGACGGAGGGAGCCTCTGTCGAGCCGGGCATCTGGATGCGCCTCGTGCTCGGCGGCATCACCGGGCACCGCGACATCGCCCGCGACACCGGCGTGGTGCTGCGCCCGAAAGAGTGCAACGCCGTCGCCGACGCGATCCTGCGCGTCTTCATCGAGAACGGCGACCGCACCAACCGCAACAAGGCGCGGATGAAGTACGTCCTCGACGCCTGGGGCTTCGACAAGTACCTCGCCGCCGTCGAGGAGAAGCTCGGCCGCAAGCTGGAGCGGGTGGATCCGGCCCACATCAAGCCCCGCGGCGGCTTCGACCGCTACGCCCATGTGGGCGTCCATCGCCAGAAGCAGGCCGGGCTGAACTGGATCGGCGTCGTCCTGCCGGTCGGCAAGATGACCACCGACCAGATGCGGGCGCTCGCCGCCATCGCCCGGGAGTGCGGCGACGGCCTGATCCGCCTCACGGTCTGGCAGAACTTCCTGTTCTCCGGCGTGCCGGACGCTCACGTGGCGGAGGTGGAGGCGCGGGTGGCGGCACTCGGGCTCACCACCCGGGCGTCGAGCATCCGGGCCGGTCTCGTCGCCTGCACGGGCAACCGCGGCTGCAAGTTCGCGGCCTCCGACACCAAGGGCCACGCCCTGATGATCGCCGACTACATCGAGGCCCGGGTGAAGGAGCTCGACGTGCCGGTGAACCTCCACCTCACCGGCTGCCATCATTCCTGCGCCCAGCACTACATCGGCGATATCGGCCTGATCGGCGCCAAGGTGGTGGTCAGCGAGGAGGGCGACACCGTCGAGGGCTACGACATCGTGGTCGGCGGCGGCTTCGGTGAGGCGGCCAGGATCGGCACCGAGATCTGGAAGGCCGTGAGGGCCGAGGATTGCCCGGGCCGGGTGGAGCTGCTGCTGCGCGACTACCTCGCCCACCGCACCGGACCCCAGGAGAGCTTCCAGGCCTTCACTTCCCGCCGTGGGCCGGAAGCCCTGAAGGAACTCGCCGAGAGCCGGATGCTGGAGGCCGCGGAATGA